One stretch of Jiangella gansuensis DSM 44835 DNA includes these proteins:
- a CDS encoding uroporphyrinogen-III C-methyltransferase, with protein MFGRGGEELLACLDARVEVRIVPGVTSATAAPALAGIPVTHRGLAQGFTVVSGQVPPGHPDWTIDYAALAASGTTIVVLMGVRTLRAICAALVSGGLAPDTPAAVVADGTMPSQRVARATLSTIDAAADISPPAVAVIGAVADVPGLG; from the coding sequence GTGTTCGGCCGTGGTGGCGAAGAGCTGCTCGCCTGCCTCGACGCGCGCGTCGAGGTGCGGATCGTCCCCGGCGTGACGTCGGCGACCGCCGCGCCGGCCCTCGCGGGCATCCCGGTGACCCATCGGGGGCTGGCCCAGGGCTTCACCGTCGTCTCCGGGCAGGTGCCACCCGGGCACCCGGACTGGACGATCGACTACGCCGCGCTCGCCGCGTCCGGTACGACGATCGTGGTGCTCATGGGGGTGCGCACGTTGCGGGCGATCTGCGCCGCTCTGGTCTCGGGCGGGCTCGCACCGGACACGCCCGCGGCGGTCGTCGCCGACGGGACCATGCCCAGTCAGCGCGTCGCACGCGCCACGCTGAGCACGATCGACGCCGCCGCCGACATCTCGCCACCCGCCGTCGCGGTCATCGGCGCCGTCGCGGACGTCCCCGGCCTCGGCTGA
- a CDS encoding AAA family ATPase — MAALSRAGHRASGHKVGPDYIDPGYHALATGRPGRNLDPHLVGERRLVSMLLHGARGADVAIVEGVMGLYDGQLGGKGFASTAHVATLTRTPVVLVVDISHAARSIAAVVHGMIAFDPSVRIVGVALNKAGSSRPADEVVSALESTGLPVLGVLLVERATSGRHVWASRAATTTCSAVVAKSCSPASTRASRCGSSPA; from the coding sequence ATGGCCGCACTGTCCCGGGCCGGTCACCGGGCTTCCGGCCACAAGGTCGGGCCCGACTACATCGACCCCGGGTACCACGCCCTCGCGACCGGTCGGCCCGGCCGCAACCTCGACCCGCATCTCGTGGGTGAGCGGCGCCTCGTCTCCATGCTGCTACACGGTGCGCGTGGCGCCGACGTCGCGATCGTCGAGGGCGTCATGGGGCTGTACGACGGGCAGCTCGGCGGCAAGGGGTTCGCGTCGACGGCGCACGTCGCCACGCTCACGCGCACGCCGGTCGTCCTGGTGGTGGACATCTCGCACGCCGCACGTTCGATTGCCGCCGTCGTCCACGGAATGATCGCCTTCGACCCGTCGGTCCGCATCGTCGGCGTCGCCCTCAACAAGGCCGGATCGTCTCGGCCCGCCGACGAGGTCGTCAGCGCGCTCGAGTCGACCGGGCTGCCGGTGCTCGGCGTACTGCTGGTCGAGCGGGCCACCTCCGGCCGCCACGTCTGGGCCTCAAGGGCGGCGACAACTACGTGTTCGGCCGTGGTGGCGAAGAGCTGCTCGCCTGCCTCGACGCGCGCGTCGAGGTGCGGATCGTCCCCGGCGTGA
- a CDS encoding cob(I)yrinic acid a,c-diamide adenosyltransferase translates to MPQGQPLAAPDDGLTTRQRRNRPLVMVHTGDGKGKSTAAFGLAMRAWNQGWNVGVFQFVKSARWRIGEQTVLERLGELHAETGVGGSVEWHKMGSGWSWSRKKGTEEDHAADAAEGWAEVKRRLSAEAHDLYVLDEFTYPMTWGWVDVDDVVETLVNRPGRARPATARPRSRPA, encoded by the coding sequence ATGCCGCAGGGTCAGCCGCTCGCCGCGCCCGACGACGGCCTCACCACCAGGCAGCGCCGCAACCGGCCGCTCGTCATGGTCCACACCGGCGACGGCAAGGGCAAGTCCACCGCCGCCTTCGGTCTCGCCATGCGCGCGTGGAATCAGGGGTGGAACGTCGGCGTGTTCCAGTTCGTCAAGTCGGCCAGGTGGCGCATCGGCGAACAGACCGTGCTCGAGCGCCTCGGCGAGCTGCACGCCGAGACCGGCGTCGGCGGGTCGGTCGAGTGGCACAAGATGGGCTCGGGCTGGTCCTGGTCGCGCAAGAAGGGCACCGAGGAGGACCACGCCGCCGACGCCGCCGAAGGTTGGGCCGAGGTCAAGCGCCGTCTCTCCGCCGAGGCCCACGACCTCTACGTCCTCGACGAGTTCACCTATCCGATGACCTGGGGCTGGGTCGACGTCGACGACGTCGTCGAGACGCTGGTCAACCGTCCCGGCCGCGCCCGTCCGGCCACGGCAAGACCACGGTCGCGACCGGCCTGA
- a CDS encoding cob(I)yrinic acid a,c-diamide adenosyltransferase codes for MVRLTKIYTRTGDDGTTGLGDFSRTRKTDPRLVAYADANEANAAIGVVVALERSGGGGGGLGPDVLAVLQRVQNDLFDVGADLCVPLKAEYEYPPLRVQPAWIDELEADCDRYNAEVPKLTSFILPGGSVTAAQLHVATTVVRRAERSAWAAVEHYGSGDTDGVNPLTAKYLNRLSDLLFILSRYANRDAGDVLWQPGGGRAEPQPRQRGR; via the coding sequence ATGGTGAGGCTGACGAAGATCTATACCCGCACCGGCGACGACGGCACCACCGGGCTGGGCGATTTCAGCCGCACCCGCAAGACCGACCCACGGCTCGTCGCCTACGCCGACGCCAACGAGGCCAACGCGGCCATTGGCGTGGTGGTGGCGCTGGAGCGGTCCGGCGGCGGGGGCGGCGGCCTCGGCCCGGACGTGCTCGCCGTCCTGCAGCGCGTGCAGAACGACCTCTTCGATGTCGGCGCCGACCTCTGCGTGCCGCTGAAGGCCGAATACGAGTACCCGCCGCTGCGGGTCCAACCGGCCTGGATCGACGAGCTGGAGGCCGACTGCGACCGCTACAACGCAGAGGTCCCGAAGCTGACGTCGTTCATCCTGCCCGGCGGCAGCGTCACGGCCGCCCAGCTGCACGTCGCCACGACCGTGGTGCGACGCGCCGAGCGGTCGGCGTGGGCGGCGGTCGAGCATTACGGCAGCGGCGACACCGACGGCGTCAACCCGCTCACCGCGAAGTACCTCAACCGGCTCTCGGACCTGCTGTTCATCCTGTCCCGCTACGCCAACCGCGACGCGGGTGACGTGCTCTGGCAGCCGGGTGGCGGCCGCGCGGAACCGCAGCCGAGGCAGCGGGGGCGCTAG
- a CDS encoding PucR family transcriptional regulator: protein MDFLTVADVLAMPAVRSAGPRVAAGATWLHNPVRWVHSGELADIGPLLREGDLLLSTGIAMPDTDEGLRQVAASLSESGAAGLVVELGRRWTVLPRALVQACDNHRLPLIALVREARFATLAQAVGERIVEEQLAELRETQRVHDTFTDLGIAEAGPGEILDAVQRLAGAAVILESEQHHVLDYRSGADDLAPALADWARTARSMPLDGRTGWDGERGWLITRVGRHDRGWGRLAIQSRTTPSRRQVAIVERAAAALALHRLHDRHRDNVVRRTHHELLLALLANPASEEVLRRCGLAGLPVRRRQFVGLTLRPIVAAASADQPRRPQLDEITAAVVHAAHEARVPALVSDVDGDVRALLSLPLAAEPDHVVDDLATRVRHRQDVVIGVGLTTVRAGDIDRTLQESQQVVGSVGPGGEALGGVYRLDDVHLRGLLAMLADDHRVQAFVRRELAALKEHDMRRNTGLLDAVRALLRHPTSKSDAAASLHISRPVFYDRLGRAARLLDADLDDADTRVSLQVAMIADEIANGNVA, encoded by the coding sequence GTGGACTTTCTGACCGTGGCCGACGTCCTCGCCATGCCGGCGGTGCGCAGCGCCGGTCCGCGGGTAGCCGCCGGCGCCACGTGGTTGCACAACCCGGTGCGCTGGGTGCACTCGGGCGAACTCGCCGACATCGGGCCGCTGCTGCGCGAAGGCGATCTCCTGCTCAGTACCGGGATCGCGATGCCCGACACCGACGAGGGCCTCAGGCAGGTGGCGGCCAGCTTGTCCGAGAGCGGCGCGGCCGGACTCGTGGTCGAGCTCGGGCGGCGCTGGACCGTCCTGCCGCGCGCGTTGGTGCAAGCCTGCGACAATCATCGCCTGCCGCTGATCGCGCTGGTCCGGGAAGCGCGTTTCGCCACGCTCGCACAGGCGGTGGGAGAGCGGATCGTCGAGGAGCAACTGGCCGAACTGCGCGAGACACAGCGCGTGCACGACACCTTCACCGACCTCGGCATCGCGGAGGCCGGTCCGGGTGAGATCCTCGACGCCGTGCAGCGCCTCGCCGGCGCCGCGGTGATTCTCGAGAGCGAGCAGCACCATGTCCTCGACTACCGCTCCGGCGCCGACGACCTCGCGCCGGCCCTGGCCGACTGGGCCAGGACGGCGAGGTCGATGCCGCTCGACGGCCGGACGGGATGGGACGGCGAACGCGGCTGGCTGATCACCCGCGTGGGTCGGCATGACCGCGGCTGGGGCCGGCTTGCCATCCAGAGCCGCACCACACCGTCGCGGCGGCAGGTCGCGATCGTCGAGCGGGCGGCCGCGGCACTCGCTCTCCATCGGCTCCACGACCGTCACCGCGACAACGTGGTGCGCCGCACCCACCACGAACTGCTCCTCGCGCTGCTGGCCAACCCGGCATCGGAGGAGGTGCTGCGGCGCTGCGGGCTCGCCGGCCTTCCGGTACGGCGTCGGCAGTTCGTCGGTTTGACGCTGCGGCCGATCGTCGCCGCGGCTTCCGCCGACCAACCTCGCCGGCCACAGCTCGACGAGATCACGGCCGCCGTCGTCCACGCCGCGCACGAGGCGCGAGTTCCCGCGCTCGTGAGCGACGTCGACGGGGACGTCAGGGCGCTACTGTCCCTTCCCCTCGCTGCTGAACCCGATCACGTCGTCGACGACCTCGCGACACGGGTACGCCATCGTCAGGATGTCGTCATCGGAGTCGGCCTCACCACCGTGCGCGCAGGCGACATCGACCGGACTCTCCAGGAATCCCAGCAGGTGGTCGGCTCGGTCGGACCTGGAGGGGAAGCCCTCGGTGGCGTCTACCGGCTTGACGACGTTCACTTGCGCGGGCTACTCGCCATGTTGGCCGACGACCACCGCGTCCAAGCCTTCGTCAGGCGCGAGCTCGCCGCGCTCAAGGAGCACGACATGCGGCGCAACACTGGCCTCCTCGATGCTGTCCGGGCGCTCCTCAGGCACCCGACGAGCAAGTCGGATGCCGCAGCCAGCCTGCACATCTCGCGACCGGTCTTCTACGACCGCCTCGGCAGAGCAGCGAGGCTGCTCGACGCTGACTTGGACGATGCGGACACCCGAGTGTCGCTCCAGGTGGCCATGATCGCCGACGAGATCGCCAACGGAAACGTGGCGTGA
- a CDS encoding CoA-acylating methylmalonate-semialdehyde dehydrogenase has translation MPSPITHWKDGSSFEGVPGRWADVTNPATGAVSGRVALAGAEDAEAVISSATAAARSWAETSLARRTQVVFAFRELLNRRRDELAHLITAEHGKVYSDALGEIARGQEVVEFACGIPHLLKGGRSENASTGVDVHSKRVPLGVVGIISPFNFPAMVPMWFFPIAIAAGNTVVLKPSEKDPSAAVWIAKLWTEAGLPDGVFNVLQGDKVAVDALLRSPDVAAISFVGSTPIARYVYEEAGRHGKRVQALGGAKNHMVVLPDADLDLAADAAVGAGYGSAGERCMAISVLVAVDPIGDDLVARIAERTRTLLIGDGGRDAAGASVREADLGPLVTAAHRDRVAGFIASGEAAGAELVVDGREVRPRGDEAGFWLGPTLFDHVTPRMDIYTEEIFGPVLSVVRVASYEEAVALINAHEYGNGTAIFTSDGGAARRFERDVHVGMIGVNVPIPVPVASYSFGGWKRSLFGDTHAHGTEGVHFYTRAKVVTTRWSDPSDRREGGPELGFPQYV, from the coding sequence GTGCCGAGCCCGATCACACACTGGAAGGACGGTTCGAGTTTCGAGGGCGTCCCGGGCCGCTGGGCCGACGTCACCAATCCCGCGACGGGCGCGGTCTCGGGCCGTGTGGCCCTGGCCGGCGCGGAGGACGCGGAGGCGGTCATCTCCTCGGCGACGGCGGCCGCGCGGTCGTGGGCGGAGACCTCGCTTGCCCGTCGTACCCAGGTCGTCTTCGCCTTCCGGGAGTTGCTCAACCGCCGCAGAGACGAGCTCGCGCACCTGATCACCGCCGAACACGGCAAGGTGTACAGCGACGCGCTCGGTGAGATCGCCCGGGGCCAGGAGGTCGTGGAATTCGCCTGCGGCATCCCGCACCTGCTCAAGGGCGGCCGTTCGGAGAACGCGTCGACCGGCGTCGACGTGCACTCCAAGCGGGTGCCCCTCGGCGTCGTGGGGATCATCAGCCCGTTCAACTTCCCGGCCATGGTGCCGATGTGGTTCTTCCCGATCGCCATCGCCGCGGGCAACACGGTGGTGCTCAAGCCCAGTGAGAAGGACCCGTCGGCGGCCGTCTGGATCGCGAAGCTCTGGACGGAGGCCGGACTGCCCGACGGCGTCTTCAACGTGCTCCAGGGCGACAAGGTCGCGGTCGACGCGCTCCTGCGGTCGCCGGACGTGGCCGCCATCAGCTTCGTCGGCTCGACGCCGATCGCCCGGTACGTCTATGAGGAGGCCGGCCGCCACGGCAAGCGGGTGCAGGCATTGGGCGGGGCGAAGAACCACATGGTGGTTCTGCCCGATGCCGACCTGGACCTCGCCGCCGACGCCGCAGTCGGCGCCGGCTACGGCAGCGCGGGCGAGCGATGCATGGCGATCAGCGTGCTCGTGGCGGTGGATCCGATCGGCGACGACCTCGTCGCGCGGATCGCCGAGCGCACCAGGACCCTGCTGATCGGCGACGGCGGCCGCGATGCGGCCGGGGCGTCGGTGCGCGAGGCCGACCTGGGGCCGCTGGTCACCGCGGCGCACCGCGACCGGGTCGCCGGCTTCATCGCCTCCGGCGAGGCCGCAGGTGCCGAGCTGGTCGTCGACGGCCGCGAGGTGCGGCCCCGTGGCGACGAGGCCGGCTTCTGGCTGGGCCCCACGCTGTTCGACCACGTCACGCCGCGGATGGATATCTACACCGAGGAGATCTTCGGGCCGGTCCTGTCCGTCGTGCGGGTGGCCTCCTACGAGGAGGCGGTCGCCCTGATCAACGCCCACGAGTACGGCAACGGGACGGCGATCTTCACCAGCGACGGCGGAGCCGCCCGCCGCTTCGAGCGCGACGTCCACGTCGGGATGATCGGCGTCAACGTGCCGATCCCGGTCCCGGTGGCCTCCTACTCGTTCGGGGGCTGGAAACGGTCGCTGTTCGGGGACACGCACGCTCACGGTACCGAGGGCGTCCACTTCTACACGCGCGCCAAGGTGGTCACCACCCGCTGGTCCGATCCGTCCGATCGCCGCGAGGGCGGTCCCGAGCTGGGGTTCCCACAGTATGTCTGA